Proteins co-encoded in one Nicotiana sylvestris chromosome 7, ASM39365v2, whole genome shotgun sequence genomic window:
- the LOC104240395 gene encoding uncharacterized protein, with the protein MALNRSACSPKVLKAVLGLMAISLAAYILGPPLYWHLMEGIAAASSSVTTCPPCNCDCNSEPFFFIPPGLSNASLTDCAKRDPDVGEDTEKNFADLLSEELKLREAEALENQRKADMALLEAKKLTSQYMKEADKCNSGMETCEEAREKAEIALLAQKKLTATWEMRARQKGWKEGAAKSHTQSQGNVQTM; encoded by the exons ATGGCGTTGAATCGATCAGCATGTAGTCCGAAGGTGTTGAAAGCAGTATTGGGTTTAATGGCAATAAGCTTAGCAGCCTATATTTTGGGTCCACCTTTGTATTGGCACTTAATGGAAGGCAtagctgctgcttcttcttcagttactACTTGCCCTCCTTGTAATTGTGATTGCAATTCTGAACCCTTCTTTTTCATTCCTCCAG GTTTGAGCAATGCTTCTTTGACAG ATTGTGCCAAGCGTGATCCAGATGTTGGTGAAGACACAGAAAAGAACTTTGCTGACTTGTTGTCTGAGGAACTTAAATTGCGAGAAGCTGAAGCCTTGGAAAATCAGCGGAAGGCTGACATGGCACTCCTTGAAGCAAAAAAGTTGACATCCCAATATATGAAAGAGGCAGACAAGTGCAATTCTGGAATGGAGACATGTGAAGAGGCAAGAGAAAAAGCTGAGATAGCTTTATTGGCACAAAAGAAACTCACTGCTACATGGGAGATGAGGGCACGCCAAAAAGGATGGAAAGAAGGGGCAGCCAAGTCTCACACTCAATCCCAGGGAAATGTACAGACTATGTAA